The region CAACGGCGCAAGACAATTGCCAATAATCTTAAGGCCCGCTTCTTCCCGGAAGAAGGGCGTGAGCGCCTGGAGGCGCTGCTCTCCGAAGCCGGAATTGAACCGTCGCGGCGCGGTGAGACGCTTAGCATTGAAGAGTATGCGAGGCTCAGTGCGGTTCTTCTGGCCGCAGGCATCGCATAGAATACAGAAAACCCTCCCGGCGGATGAACCAACCGGGGCCTTTGCCCATAACATGGGGTAGAGGTGGTGTTGTGATGAATCTAGGAGACTTGGTCATTCGTAAATCCTATGGCGGCGATGTGACCTTCCGGGTAGACAATATATTGCAGAATAGAGCAGTCATTAAAGGCACGGAGTTCCGTCTGCTGGCGGATTCTCCGCTGGAGGATCTGGTTCAGGTGCCTCCTACAAGGGTTACCGAGCGGGGAGCGCGCGCGCAGATCAAGGCAACAGAATCTCTTACCTGGCTGCGTAAAGACCGGCAGATCCAGAGCCAGCGAAGCGGAGAGAGCGTATCGGGGTCCACGGGAACCTGGGGCCCGTCTCCGAAGGAAGCGGCATACTTTGAAGTGCCGGGCAAGGTCCTGCATTTGGATGGGGATGCGCTCTATCTGAAGAAGAGCCTGAGCCTCTACGAGCAGCTGCGCATACCGGCGGAGGGACATCATGTCAACGAATCCAAAATGGCGGAGACGCTGTACCGTCTGCTGCCCCGTGTGCGTCCCGATATCGTAGTGATTACCGGCCATGATGGAGTACTTAAGCAACAGCAGAATTATGATCTGTACAGTCTGAGCAGCTATAAGAATTCACAGAATTTTGTGGCAGCCATCCAGGTGGCCCGTGAATATGAGCGGAATTTTGATGCTTTGACGATTGTAGCCGGAGCCTGCCAGTCGCACTTTGAGGCTCTTCTGGGCAATGGCGCCAACTTCGCCAGCTCTCCGGGCAGAATACTCATTCACGCTCTGGACCCGGTGTATATTGCGGCCAAGGCCTCTTTTACCTCTATCCGGGATACGGTGAACTTAAGCGATGTCCTGAGCCATACGATCAGCGGCAATCAGGGGATGGGCGGAATAGAGACGCGGGGCAGCTTCCGGATCGGAATGCCCCAGCTGCAGAACCTGGCTACGCTGAAGGTTGCACCTTCCGTGCTGTAGCCGGGCAAGCGATAACTGAACAGGTCGAAGGAATAGGGTAAGCATTCGTGCTTATCCTATTTTTGCTGCGACGAAAGCCGCTTATGACACAAGATGAGCCAGGGGGAAGCCAGTCATCATTACGGATAACAAGGTGCTTAAGTCAGGACTTTCCCCGTCTAAAAAAATTCCGTTGACAACTTTTTTATCATCATCTATAATTATTTATTTAATTTGACAAGTGGTTATAGAAGTTGTATAATGGACAAGGAAAGAGGTGGTCGTCAGGCAATGGCTAATAACGCGCTGTTGGAAATTAAACGCAGTCTTGAAGCTCACGTCGGTCATAAGATCACGTTGCGGGCTAACGGTGGCCGTCGGAAGACCGTTGAACGCACCGGTGTCCTGGAAGAAACGTACCCTTCTGTATTTATTGTCAAACTCGATCAGGAGCAGCAGACATTCAAGCGTGTCTCCTATAGCTATGCCGATATACTTACTGAATCTGTGGAAATCACAGTTACCGAAGACGATGGGCAGATGCGGATTATGTATATCAAAGCTTAGCGTCAGGGCAGTCCCCCTTACAGGGGGCTGTTTTTTGCATGTACGGGGTCTTCCTGAATTATGCTGCATGACGCTGGCCTTCTGGCTGCATACTACATAGGCAGTACGTTCATCATAGGGCAGCATACAAGGGAGGAATTCGTAATGAGCCGCAGAAGACGGAGCATGATGTCGGAGGAATTGAAGACGGAGCTGGCGAAGGAGCTTGGGTTCTACGAAACGGTTGAGCAGGAGGGCTGGGGCGGGATCCGGGCAGTCGACGCCGGGAATATGGTGAAGCGGGCGATTCAGCTGGCAGAGCAGGCTGCTGCGAGGAAATCGTAGGTTGCAATAGCGGTGTTATGCCGCACCGGGTATCGCCTGCGGGCGGTACCTTTTCTGCTTTATAGAACCGGATGTATATTTAATGGACTTCATTGTCAGTTTCTCATATAATATGTTAAGTTGTTTTGTACGGGAAAAGCTGAGGGTGGGTGAACGCCTTGAAAATGTATGAGAAGGCACCGGCAAAAATTAATCTGATGCTGGATGTGCTGCATAAGCGGGCTGACGGATTTCATGAAGTGGAAATGATAATGACAATGGTCGATCTGGCGGACCGTCTGGAGCTGTCGGAGCTGAAGCGGGATTCGATTATTATCTCAAGCCAGGCCGGATATATTCCGCTGGATGAGAAGAATCTGGCCTTCCAGGCGGCAAGGCTGATCAAGGACCGGTATAACGTCAGAAGCGGAGTACATATCCATCTGGACAAAAGAATTCCGGTCGCTGCCGGCCTCGCCGGCGGCAGCAGCGATGCCGCGGCTACGCTGCGCGGCCTGAACCGGCTCTGGCGCCTGGGCATCCCGGTGCAGGAGCTGCAGGAGCTGGGCGCTGAGCTGGGCTCAGACGTTCCGTTCTGCGTCACAGGAGGTACTGCCCTGGCTACGGGCAGGGGCGAACGGCTGACCCAAATCGCGAATCCTCCGCAAATGTGGGTCATCCTGGCGAAGCCGCCGATCAATGTATCGACGGCTGAGGTATACGGACGCGTGCGCGCCGGCAACATAGCGGTGCATCCGTCCGCGCTCCGCATGCAGCAGGCTCTGGAGGCCGGCGACTTCTCAGCCGTCTGTGAGGGCCTCGGCAACGTGCTGGAGGATGTGACTCTGAAGCTGCACCCTGAGGTGCAGCAGCTCAAGGAAGCGATGCTGAAGCTGGGGGCGGACGGTGTGCTGATGTCGGGGAGTGGTCCGACCGTATTTGGCCTTGTCTCCAAGCACTCTAAGGTGGCCAGAATTTATAACGGGCTGCGCGGATTCTGTAAGGAAGTCTATGCAGTGCGTTCGCTTAGCTAAGCGGAACGGACTATGCTCAGATAACGGCGGCAAAGCGGTTTCCGCTTGTGTAAATCCGTACAATAATGATATTATTCATAGTAATATTCGGTTTTGGCGAGGAGCATTCCGTGAAAAAACTTAAACGAAGCCAACGGTTAGTTGACATGACCCAATTTTTACTGGAGAAGCCGCATGATCTGCTGCCGCTGTCTACTTTTGCAGAGCGGTACGGTGCGGCGAAGTCATCGGTCAGCGAGGACCTGGCTATTATAAAAGAGGTATTTGAAGGCGAAGGGATGGGCGAGCTGCAGACACTGGCCGGGGCAGCGGGCGGAGTACGGTATATTCCGCGCATGCCCATGGATATGGCGCTTGCCTTCGTGAATCGTCTGTGCGGGCAGCTTGAGCAGAGTGACCGGATTCTGCCCGGCGGTTATCTGTATATGTCGGATTTGCTCGGCCTCCCGTCCCTGATGGAGCAGGCCGGCAAGATTATTGCCACCGCCTTCTACGGCGTGGAGATTGATGTCGTCATGACGGTGGAGACCAAAGGGATTCCACTCGCGTACGCAACCGCTGCGCAGCTGGGGCTGCCTGTCGTGCTGGTACGCCGTGACCATCAGGTAACGGAGGGCTCGGCTGTAAGCATCAACTATGTATCTGGCTCCCATAAGAGCATCCATACGATGTCCCTGTCCAGACGGGCGCTGCGCGAGAAATCGCGGGTGCTGATTGTCGATGACTTCATGAAGGCGGGCGGCACCGTACGCGGAATGGTCGATTTGCTGGGTGAGTTCAATGCAGAGGTCGCAGGTGTAGGCGTGCTGGTGGAGTCCGGCGACGTGGAGAATGAAGAGCGTCTGCTGCATGACTACGTGTCACTGGTGAAGCTGACAGAGGTGGACTCCAAGGTGCGGCGTATTTCGGCGTTTCCGGGCAACTATTTCTCCTCTTAAACGAAGGGAATTGCCGGTTCTGAAAAATAGGGCATAATGTCGAAACTGTGAGGATTCTTAAGATAACTGCACGAAATCTGTCGAAATCGACGATTCTGCAAAAATAATCTTCTTAATCAGGCATTATTTGGAATGAAAAAGAAGGAATTCGCTTTGCTGTGTGGAATTATACACCAAGTCTCTGATGGAAAAAGGTGGTGAACACACACATGCAAATTACGGATGTCAGACTCCGCCGCGTCAACTCTGAGGGGAGAATGAAAGCAATCGCATCCATTACAATCGATAACGAGTTTGTTGTTCATGACATTCGCGTCATCGACGGGAATAACGGGATGTTTGTTGCAATGCCCAGCAAGCGTACACCTGACGGAGAATTCCGCGATATCGCACACCCGATTTCTTCGGGAACGCGCGAAAAGATTCAATCTGCGGTTCTGGCCGAGTACGAACGTGCCGCTACGGAAGAAGAGGAAGTTATTGAAGAGGGAGCTTAAGCGGTGAACCGCTGACTCTCTGGGACTTGCTGCCTCCCCAGGGCGGCAATAGGCCATACCGTTTTATATGTTTCGGGGTCCCGGCAAAGTGCCTGGGTCAGCCCCGGAGCCAAAGCCCCACTTAGTGGGGAGATTTTATTGGGGTTCGAAGAAAAGGGAACCATGCCTGCATGGTTCTCTTTTCTTTTTGCCCGGAATGAGATATATTCAGTAGTGAGCTCAAGAAGTAGGAGGTTGGCATTCTTGAAAAGAATGGCTGTTGTACTTGCTGCAGGTCAAGGCAAGCGCATGAAATCTAAATTATACAAGGTGCTGCACCCTGTCTGCGGTAAACCGATGGTAGGGCACGTGCTTGATACAGTGAAGGCGACCGGATGCCAGCGTAATGTAGTTGTTGTAGGCCACGGCGCCGAGAAGGTTAAGGCATACTTAGGCGGGGATGCCGAATATGTGCTGCAGGATGTCCAGCTTGGAACCGGCCATGCCGTCAAGCAGGCCAAGGATCTCCTGGGCAGTGAAGAAGGAACCACCATTGTGATCTGCGGAGATACGCCGCTTGTCATGAGCGAGACACTTGAAGGCATGATGGCTTTGCATGAAGCACAGAATGCTGCTGCAACAGTCCTTACTGCTGTTATGGAGCAGCCTGCCGGATACGGCCGGATTATCCGCGGTGAAGACGGCGGAGTGCTGAAGATTGTGGAACAGAAGGACTGCACAGAGAGTGAAGCTGCGGTTCACGAGATCAATACAGGGACGTATTGTTTTGATAATGCTAAGCTCTTTGCCGCTCTGGAGAAGGTTACGAACACCAACAACCAGCAGGAGTATTATTTGACGGATGTTATCGGCATACTCCGGGCGCAAGGTGATATCGTTCTGGGTTATCAGGCCCATGATGCAGCGGAGTCCATTGGTGTAAATGACCGGCTGGCGTTGTCTGAAGCCGAAGGCTATATGCGTCAGCGCATCAACCGGGGGCATATGCTCGGCGGAGTCACTATCATCGATCCGGCTTCAACCTACATCGGGGCAGAGGTTGAGATTGGAGCAGATACGGTGCTGTATCCAGGCACGGTACTCAAGGGCAAGACAGTGATCGGCGAAGATTGTATGATCGGTCCGGCAAGTGAAATTGAAGACTGCGTGATTATGGACGGAGCGGCTGTGAAGCATTCCGTGCTGAATCAGGCTCAGGTCGGCACACGGGCTTCCGTTGGGCCTTTTGCGTATTTACGTCCGGGCACCGTTCTGGGTGAGGGTGTTAAGGTCGGCGACTTCGTAGAGATCAAGAATGCTACAATCGGCGACGGCTCCAAGGTATCTCATTTAAGCTATGTCGGTGATGCTGAGGTCGGCAAGAATGTTAATATCGGCTGCGGCGCAATCACCGTTAATTATGACGGCTATAATAAGTTCAGAACCGAGATTGGCGATGATGCCTTTATCGGCAGCAACGTGAACCTTGTTGCTCCGGTTACAGTGGGCAAGGGCGCATTCATTGTTGCCGGTTCCACGATTACGCGTCCGGTTTCGGAGAACGATCTGGCGATTGCCAGAGCAAGGCAGGAGAATAAGCCGGGGTATGCAGAGAAGATCCGCTCCCGGGCCAAGTCGAAGAAAGACCAGCATAGTCCATCGTAAAGCGTGTAAGCAGAAATCAGCAGTAGGCTTAGAGCGCCGGACGGACTTCTTGCACATCCGCGCCGGTGCTTTGGCCAGTTAAATTCCGTCACGGAGGGTTTATATTTTATGACTTATTGTGATTCCAAACTCAAGATTTTCACCTGCAACTCCAATCCTAAGCTGGCCAGCCAGATTGCTGATTATATCGGCATTCCGATGGGCGAGTCCCATACGACCAGCTTCAGTGACGGAGAGATTCAGGTTAAGCTGTCGGAGAGTGTCCGGGGCTGTCATGTCTATATCGTACAGTCCACCTGCGGACCGGTGAACGACAATCTGATGGAGCTTTTGGTGATGGTAGATGCGCTTAAGCGTGCCTCCGCGAAGAGCATCAATGTCGTGATTCCTTACTACGGGTATGCCCGTCAAGACCGTAAGGCCCGTTCCCGTGATCCGATTACGGCCAAGCTGGTAGCGAACCTGATTGAGAAGGCGGGTGCACACCGCGTCATTACTATGGACCTTCATGCGATGCAGATTCAAGGCTTCTTCGACATTCCTGTGGATCATCTGCTGGGTGTTCCGATTCTGGCCCAATACTTCCGTTCGAAGCAAATTCAGAACCCTGTGGTCGTATCTCCTGACCATGGCGGCGTGGTGCGTGCCAGAAAGCTGGCCGACTTCCTTAACGCTCCGCTGGCGATTATCGACAAGCGCCGTCCTGAACCGAACGTCAGTGAGGTTATGAACATTATCGGTAACATTGAAGGCAAAACGGCGATCCTGATCGATGATATTATCGATACGGCAGGAACGATTGTTCTCGGAGCCAATGCACTGATGGAAGGCGGCGTGAAAGAAGTCTACGCCTGCTGTACGCATCCTGTATTGTCCGGTCCGGCGCATGAACGTCTGGAAAACTCTCCGATCAAAGAAATTATCGTGACGGATACCATTCCAATTCGCAGCAGCAACCCGACCTCGAAGCTCAAGGTGCTGTCCGTAGCCCCGCTGATGGGCGAAGCTATCATTCGCGTGCATGAAGAGCTGTCGATCAGTAAGCTGTTCGAAATCGAATAGGCCGCAGGCAGATCAGCAGAAAAAGGGTTACACCTTTCGTCAAGCGGAAGGTGTAACCCTTATCGGCGTGATGCAGCGGCCGGACTAAAGGCTCTTATAAGCTTCAATATCCCGGACGGGAGATGAAGGTGAAGAGGCTGCGGTTGTACAGCGTACCCTGCAGCTCTACGAAGCCTTCGTCCACCGCTGTAATTACACCGATGTCTACGTGCGCGTTCCCCCTATAGACTTCAACAGGCACAGCATATTGAATATGGTACTGGAAATGGCGCTGCAGTGTTAAGATATCGCCCTGATGTGGCATGTTCATCACCTGTCTCCGGAGTATAAGCTTATTGTACCAAAAACGGAACTCTTCTGCTGAGAGTACCGGGCGGAAAGGAAAAACCTTAAATATGAAATGGATTGTTGGACTCGGGAATCCCGGAACGCAATATGCGAAGACCAAACATAATGTCGGCTTCATGGCCCTCGATGAGCTTGCGTCCAGACACGGAATTGTCTTTAACCAGAATAAATGCAAATCGGTAATCGGTGAAGGGGTGATCGGCGGTGTAAAGACGGTGCTGATCAAGCCGATGACCTTCATGAATTTGTCCGGGGAAGCGGTCCGGGCTTATATGGATTATTATAAGGTCCAACTGGAAGATATGATTGTGGTCTATGATGACCTGGATACGGAGCTGGGTAAGATCAGGCTGCGTTATCAGGGAAGTGCCGGCGGGCACAATGGCATCAAGTCCATCATTCAGCACACGGGCACTCAGAGCTTCAACCGGGTGCGGATGGGCATATCCCGTCCGGAGCCGGGTTTTGCTATAGTGGATTACGTACTGTCTACCTTCGCCAAGAAGGATGGAGCAAGGCTTGAGAGCATGATAAGTGATACATGCGATGCTGTGGAATTCAGCCTGCAGCATACCTTTGAACAGACCATGGCCAAATTCAACGGATGAAATACAAGGCATAGGGTTCAGCACCCTGCGGCTAAAGCTCTCCCGGGCGGGGCATACTGAAGGTATATACTACCTTCAGGAGGCATATAGATGGCAATACACTATGTATGCAGGCACTGCCGGACGTTCTTGGGAAGCATTGGCAGAAGCGATATGACAGAGATGCAGCTGGGGCTGCAATCCTTGACCCCTGCGGAGCGCAGAGATATAATAGCGTATGATTCAGAAGGCGAGATTACGGTGAAGGTGACCTGCGATTACTGCAAGCAGGCGCTGGACAACAACCCCGAGCTCAGCCTGCTGGCCAGTCCGCTTCAGTAAGGTGGAAGCGCCTGTCTCTATCGTCATCCGCAAGCCTTGGCCTTATCCGCTGAGGCTTGTTTTCGATTCCAATTATAATAGGTGACAGCGGCGCTGCCGCTGTCAGCCTGTTTAGTAAGAGAGGTGCACCTGTTGTTACAAGGTCTTATAGAAGATTTTTCCAAGGATACTGATTTCCAGTCTGTCACCCGTGGCATCGCAGCAGGGATGAAGGAGCAGCTTATCTCCGGTCTGTCCGGCTCGGCCAGACAAATCATGCTTGCAGCATTGCATGAAGAGACGCAGCGTCCGCTGCTGGTTGTGACCCATAATATGTTCTCAGCCCAGAAGATGGCCGATGATTTACAGGAAGCGCTTTCCCCGGAGAGGGTGCTGCTCTATCCGGCCAATGAGCTGGTGGCGGCGGAGGCCGCTGTCTCAAGCCCGGAGACGCTGGCCCAGCGGATTGATGTGCTGACGCGCTGCGCCCAGGGCTTCCGGGGAATTGTAGTTGTTCCCTACTCCGGCGTTCGGAGGCTGCTCCCTGCTCCGCATGTCATGGCTGAAGCCCAGCTTACGGTTTCGCAGGACGGAACCTTGCCGCTGGATGACTTCCTCATGTCCATGATTGAGATGGGCTATGAGCGGGTGGAGCGTGTAGAGAACCGCGGTGAGCTTAGTGTACGCGGCGGTATTATCGACTTCTATCCCATGACCTCTCCACTGGCTTACCGGGTGGAGCTGTTTGATGATGAAGTAGATTCCATCCGTACCTTCGATCCAATGGATCAGCGCTCCATCGATAAGGTCCGCAGTGTGAAGATTACACCGGCCAAGGAGATTATATTC is a window of Paenibacillus sp. FSL H3-0469 DNA encoding:
- the yabG gene encoding sporulation peptidase YabG, producing MNLGDLVIRKSYGGDVTFRVDNILQNRAVIKGTEFRLLADSPLEDLVQVPPTRVTERGARAQIKATESLTWLRKDRQIQSQRSGESVSGSTGTWGPSPKEAAYFEVPGKVLHLDGDALYLKKSLSLYEQLRIPAEGHHVNESKMAETLYRLLPRVRPDIVVITGHDGVLKQQQNYDLYSLSSYKNSQNFVAAIQVAREYERNFDALTIVAGACQSHFEALLGNGANFASSPGRILIHALDPVYIAAKASFTSIRDTVNLSDVLSHTISGNQGMGGIETRGSFRIGMPQLQNLATLKVAPSVL
- a CDS encoding Veg family protein — encoded protein: MANNALLEIKRSLEAHVGHKITLRANGGRRKTVERTGVLEETYPSVFIVKLDQEQQTFKRVSYSYADILTESVEITVTEDDGQMRIMYIKA
- a CDS encoding small, acid-soluble spore protein, alpha/beta type — translated: MSRRRRSMMSEELKTELAKELGFYETVEQEGWGGIRAVDAGNMVKRAIQLAEQAAARKS
- the ispE gene encoding 4-(cytidine 5'-diphospho)-2-C-methyl-D-erythritol kinase codes for the protein MKMYEKAPAKINLMLDVLHKRADGFHEVEMIMTMVDLADRLELSELKRDSIIISSQAGYIPLDEKNLAFQAARLIKDRYNVRSGVHIHLDKRIPVAAGLAGGSSDAAATLRGLNRLWRLGIPVQELQELGAELGSDVPFCVTGGTALATGRGERLTQIANPPQMWVILAKPPINVSTAEVYGRVRAGNIAVHPSALRMQQALEAGDFSAVCEGLGNVLEDVTLKLHPEVQQLKEAMLKLGADGVLMSGSGPTVFGLVSKHSKVARIYNGLRGFCKEVYAVRSLS
- the purR gene encoding pur operon repressor; its protein translation is MKKLKRSQRLVDMTQFLLEKPHDLLPLSTFAERYGAAKSSVSEDLAIIKEVFEGEGMGELQTLAGAAGGVRYIPRMPMDMALAFVNRLCGQLEQSDRILPGGYLYMSDLLGLPSLMEQAGKIIATAFYGVEIDVVMTVETKGIPLAYATAAQLGLPVVLVRRDHQVTEGSAVSINYVSGSHKSIHTMSLSRRALREKSRVLIVDDFMKAGGTVRGMVDLLGEFNAEVAGVGVLVESGDVENEERLLHDYVSLVKLTEVDSKVRRISAFPGNYFSS
- the spoVG gene encoding septation regulator SpoVG; the encoded protein is MQITDVRLRRVNSEGRMKAIASITIDNEFVVHDIRVIDGNNGMFVAMPSKRTPDGEFRDIAHPISSGTREKIQSAVLAEYERAATEEEEVIEEGA
- the glmU gene encoding bifunctional UDP-N-acetylglucosamine diphosphorylase/glucosamine-1-phosphate N-acetyltransferase GlmU — its product is MKRMAVVLAAGQGKRMKSKLYKVLHPVCGKPMVGHVLDTVKATGCQRNVVVVGHGAEKVKAYLGGDAEYVLQDVQLGTGHAVKQAKDLLGSEEGTTIVICGDTPLVMSETLEGMMALHEAQNAAATVLTAVMEQPAGYGRIIRGEDGGVLKIVEQKDCTESEAAVHEINTGTYCFDNAKLFAALEKVTNTNNQQEYYLTDVIGILRAQGDIVLGYQAHDAAESIGVNDRLALSEAEGYMRQRINRGHMLGGVTIIDPASTYIGAEVEIGADTVLYPGTVLKGKTVIGEDCMIGPASEIEDCVIMDGAAVKHSVLNQAQVGTRASVGPFAYLRPGTVLGEGVKVGDFVEIKNATIGDGSKVSHLSYVGDAEVGKNVNIGCGAITVNYDGYNKFRTEIGDDAFIGSNVNLVAPVTVGKGAFIVAGSTITRPVSENDLAIARARQENKPGYAEKIRSRAKSKKDQHSPS
- a CDS encoding ribose-phosphate diphosphokinase; protein product: MTYCDSKLKIFTCNSNPKLASQIADYIGIPMGESHTTSFSDGEIQVKLSESVRGCHVYIVQSTCGPVNDNLMELLVMVDALKRASAKSINVVIPYYGYARQDRKARSRDPITAKLVANLIEKAGAHRVITMDLHAMQIQGFFDIPVDHLLGVPILAQYFRSKQIQNPVVVSPDHGGVVRARKLADFLNAPLAIIDKRRPEPNVSEVMNIIGNIEGKTAILIDDIIDTAGTIVLGANALMEGGVKEVYACCTHPVLSGPAHERLENSPIKEIIVTDTIPIRSSNPTSKLKVLSVAPLMGEAIIRVHEELSISKLFEIE
- the pth gene encoding aminoacyl-tRNA hydrolase — encoded protein: MKWIVGLGNPGTQYAKTKHNVGFMALDELASRHGIVFNQNKCKSVIGEGVIGGVKTVLIKPMTFMNLSGEAVRAYMDYYKVQLEDMIVVYDDLDTELGKIRLRYQGSAGGHNGIKSIIQHTGTQSFNRVRMGISRPEPGFAIVDYVLSTFAKKDGARLESMISDTCDAVEFSLQHTFEQTMAKFNG
- a CDS encoding anti-sigma-F factor Fin family protein, whose amino-acid sequence is MAIHYVCRHCRTFLGSIGRSDMTEMQLGLQSLTPAERRDIIAYDSEGEITVKVTCDYCKQALDNNPELSLLASPLQ